One window from the genome of Thermococcus siculi encodes:
- a CDS encoding DHH family phosphoesterase, with protein sequence MVVKECPECHGTGKVKVGEKECPVCGGWGYVPADFKIGEQLKGYRNLDYLGVEDEVDEIACPECHGKGVVPVYDTCPTCGGTGRVLACDICGRVKEPWEPGMETTWVCPDCLRKYKVVYILDKTCDYEDVEVGSVYKGTIDRVERFGVFVRLNPHVTGLIKRKDLLGGREYKPGEEILVQVLDVRPEKREVDLIESALKHYKEVVVRKELPVTLIRDLSKDMAGKTVRLRGRVTQIQVTGGPTVFTITDGTGITWVAAFEAPGVRAYPNINVGDIVEVIGKIAFHSGEIQIEASDMARLWGPDAAEVKRRIEEELDRRAQPEDIGFLVESEVLEKLKPKIMKAAFMIRRAILEGRPILLRHHADTDGYTSGLALEYAIVPLIEQVSPDSQARWKLFKRRPSRAPFYELEDVLKDIIFMVEDHEKFGDPLPLVVIVDNGGTSEDIPAYKRIRAYGVPIVVIDHHDPREWVSEDKAKVDDYVDVHVNPHHVKRGYYELTAGMLATEVARFINPEVEDKIKHLPAIAGTGDRSKAPEYYQYLEIAKKAKGLDEEDLKKIAEVIDHEAYFWKFMDGHGIIDEILLLTGNLQRHRELINAIYPEVKEKQEKALRASLPHVKSVVLPNGIRFNTIDIELFAPKFSYPSPGKLSGLIHDHFKEKYGEDAPILTLAYGPDFAVVRAADGMAAYNFDLNEIIPKLQEALPSAGIEGGGHSYAGSIKFFEGMRKEVLEEFAKQVVKLKKKA encoded by the coding sequence ATGGTGGTTAAAGAGTGTCCCGAGTGCCACGGAACCGGGAAGGTGAAAGTTGGCGAGAAAGAGTGCCCCGTTTGCGGCGGGTGGGGCTACGTTCCGGCTGATTTTAAGATCGGAGAGCAGCTGAAGGGTTACAGAAACCTGGATTATCTCGGGGTCGAGGACGAGGTGGATGAGATAGCCTGTCCCGAGTGCCACGGTAAGGGAGTCGTCCCCGTTTACGACACCTGCCCAACCTGCGGCGGAACCGGCCGCGTTTTAGCCTGCGACATCTGCGGTCGCGTCAAGGAGCCCTGGGAGCCTGGTATGGAAACGACGTGGGTCTGCCCGGACTGCCTCAGGAAGTACAAGGTCGTCTACATCCTCGACAAGACCTGCGACTACGAGGACGTTGAGGTGGGGAGCGTCTACAAGGGAACCATCGACCGCGTTGAGCGCTTCGGTGTCTTTGTCAGGCTCAACCCGCACGTTACTGGCTTGATTAAGAGGAAGGACCTCCTCGGCGGCAGGGAGTACAAACCCGGCGAGGAGATACTCGTCCAGGTTCTTGATGTGAGGCCCGAGAAGCGCGAGGTCGACCTCATAGAGTCGGCGCTCAAGCACTACAAGGAGGTAGTCGTCAGGAAGGAACTTCCGGTAACGCTCATCAGGGACCTCAGCAAGGACATGGCGGGCAAGACGGTAAGACTGCGCGGAAGGGTTACCCAGATACAGGTAACCGGTGGTCCGACCGTCTTCACGATAACCGACGGGACAGGCATAACATGGGTGGCCGCCTTTGAGGCTCCCGGAGTCAGGGCCTACCCGAACATAAACGTGGGAGATATAGTCGAGGTCATCGGTAAGATAGCCTTCCACTCCGGCGAGATTCAGATCGAAGCGAGCGACATGGCGAGGCTCTGGGGGCCTGACGCGGCCGAAGTCAAGAGGCGCATCGAGGAGGAGCTAGACAGGCGCGCTCAGCCGGAGGACATTGGTTTCCTAGTGGAGAGCGAAGTCCTCGAAAAGCTGAAACCGAAGATAATGAAGGCCGCCTTTATGATACGCAGGGCAATCCTTGAGGGCAGGCCCATACTCCTGAGGCACCATGCGGATACTGACGGCTACACCTCCGGTCTTGCCCTTGAGTACGCCATCGTCCCACTCATAGAGCAGGTCTCGCCGGATTCCCAGGCCAGATGGAAGCTCTTCAAGAGGAGGCCGAGCAGGGCGCCCTTCTACGAGCTTGAGGATGTGCTCAAGGACATAATCTTCATGGTCGAGGACCACGAGAAGTTCGGCGACCCGCTTCCGCTGGTGGTCATAGTGGACAACGGCGGAACGAGCGAGGACATTCCGGCTTACAAGCGCATAAGGGCCTACGGCGTCCCGATAGTGGTCATAGATCACCACGATCCGAGGGAGTGGGTGAGCGAGGACAAGGCCAAGGTGGACGATTACGTCGACGTCCACGTCAACCCGCACCACGTCAAGCGCGGTTATTATGAACTCACCGCCGGAATGCTGGCGACCGAAGTCGCGCGCTTCATCAACCCGGAAGTCGAGGACAAGATAAAGCACCTCCCGGCCATAGCTGGAACCGGCGACAGGAGCAAGGCCCCTGAGTACTACCAGTACCTTGAGATAGCGAAGAAGGCCAAGGGCCTCGACGAGGAAGACCTGAAGAAAATCGCTGAGGTCATCGACCACGAGGCCTACTTCTGGAAGTTCATGGACGGGCACGGAATCATCGACGAGATACTCCTCCTTACAGGAAACCTCCAGAGGCACCGCGAGCTGATCAACGCAATCTATCCAGAGGTCAAGGAGAAGCAGGAGAAGGCTTTGAGGGCCTCTCTGCCTCACGTCAAGAGCGTCGTCCTGCCGAACGGCATAAGGTTCAACACGATAGATATAGAGCTATTTGCGCCGAAGTTCAGCTATCCGTCCCCGGGCAAGCTCTCCGGCCTCATACACGACCACTTCAAGGAGAAGTACGGCGAGGACGCGCCGATACTCACTTTAGCGTACGGTCCGGATTTTGCCGTGGTAAGGGCGGCTGACGGAATGGCCGCCTACAACTTCGACCTCAACGAGATAATTCCAAAGTTACAGGAGGCTCTGCCGAGTGCAGGAATCGAGGGCGGCGGCCACAGCTACGCCGGCTCGATAAAGTTCTTCGAGGGAATGCGCAAGGAAGTCCTCGAGGAGTTCGCGAAGCAGGTGGTGAAGCTGAAGAAAAAGGCATGA
- a CDS encoding NosD domain-containing protein, with protein MRKGKFVSCLLLVFILSSSLQILNYGQAGAFPVVRNVNTGEIFQSIQDAIDDPDTKDGHVLELDPGNYRESVVVNKGVVIRSASGNPEDVIIETTEPGVPVFRITHDNAAIKAVTLTGAKKSGTYAVVVEKKTYNCQIIDVRIFSSYGGIYLDEGGANHRVAMGYFESVAIPVTLNSVSTTEVSMNFMKGPDRGIVLLASSRNSITNNTITDPIYNGILLRDGSAVNTVSGNAISGSQGNGIILYASHNNTIEANNLTQNVHGLEIVGGSQGNIVRDNFITGNDLGVYIADTSWNLLYNNYLSNGQNARDMGENYWNTTKREGPNIVGGPYIGGNYWSDYEGVDRDGDGIGDTEVPHTSGGGVRTGDWLPLVKTRPEGGLPDLIVTDIWKEDGKLWFQVRNVGDGDSGPFDVALLLNGEPMKTLSVEGLKAGEFRDGSFDLPECKVGVLNVGVWTDSGGSVHESDEENNARLEEWKCDEEPPRIVGLKVVEVGRDYAVIFVGTSEESRVKVKYSPDTLPSEVADDELEEKHVIRLEGLQPGTLYWFTAEVSDESGNSAVSEKAFFKTLPVPDGEKPTVEHLTLPMRPGKPLRAYVSDNTGVDRVEFYVDGRLVGVDYSPGNFSMMYLTPGILGMAGIGGENYYTEHEVMVRVCDISGLCDNITEIWRPSYDVQSVEVEVVSPPDRYTMSTIQANTTGSVEVSVYAAEYELSMRDCPSSELGQLMCLNSPGELIPHPVDSLTLYIYGPEDYEIKRVFYPHTDEDITFTYEWDVRNLEPGLYLIAAMANSTNGESYFSRAVTVEIASPQKEYSFHQEVRRVGNYFNVTLSVRNTGEVPIRLDEITETLKGFQAVVKDGTGYTMRGRYYVEGEYEEVTFSFNNTILEPGERAKASYLAVPILYSHTVYRGIGVPVVVEVDGDLETFHPPQTVRGEGSIEGIYDAAINAMRQSDYLIVTNPENLYYTNENTSNVQMVFSAMAELATLRNGVIGYLGGGGKIRKDVKKALIAIGDPNGDGKGDIVIYHPDSGKLGVRSLLGGEESAELEEGAGGLALHDLDDDGKDEIILAGEYGFVKVYGKEWVRDKNGNQKERYAEESYSPNTRAEGQADVACGYVYGSTIFDVYPTCAVLDGSHVYLITSSLQEPIRLLSGEHDIGTDRGKRVFFADVGGDKGDSLLVLLSTGELREYYIIADSLELQRTIQVPYSDKNGYATGDIDGNGMDEFVVFDAENNKIEVYTMDGLEEEVPFYFGTTHEVTMGSGSMATQISAYVGSVIMGGIRIGNVLPGRGEEIIFPSSDGEWLEFHTWDELQNFEPLSSTLIQEWSNYLKDGWLDHGYLVIVGETEIVPALKASYKPIWLDWGRVKVIRATDVPYANTEGDVLDPELIVARFPGDKAGDILKGIENAIAVARGECSFDRSHALILSGWPESRGGGSDDIDFYEHSRAVDRALRDQGTHVAILRSTQYPDEEVNGSRVSHRGDVVNAFFTLARERDIVHLEGHGNWNVIDDIYVTDFSGRTEPFGGTCPFVYAESCLTGDYTKGKSIAEAFLQAGAAVYLGATEEVWSAPWTARAKRLYRKWDSGESIGMALRKLKREMGGWELEDDTDMVWVLEMHIYGDPKLGIGVSTPEERTKSGTPKSLELQTPDYSIERTDEGDVMSIEDGSHVEVPGNPLLPYYTYTLNVPAGSRVTSVRLVEKEVKERVPLNPAITRIGRLGGEVASNSTTVNLTLPDYRWRIIENPDGSTTLVIKVFPVKYNELTGEATIYGSHRFEISYVETGVRLESLVLSGERIKRGDTIKAGLILTNRGRDDVVLTARIRKASDNSVIFEAPARLLEDFGGVGRFSMEFGTEGFEKGKYYIEMEARDKGGNVLDRKTAYFSVGFAELVVSLYPEGKLSPGEEFTGVMEITNVGDLPTNGSAHITSSEGEELVRNVTVMPGQRVTVEGTFTAGKEWANLTGYVLYDGRVSEPSYFSISFAKPEEETSPETTTTAPTESPTITSETRSERETGETAPESAPKTSSPQGGGICGPGAVMLMAVVILITRRMGRGR; from the coding sequence ATGAGGAAAGGAAAATTCGTCTCCTGTTTGCTCTTGGTCTTTATTCTATCTTCCAGTCTTCAGATTCTAAACTACGGCCAGGCCGGCGCTTTTCCTGTGGTAAGAAACGTCAACACGGGCGAGATTTTCCAGAGCATACAGGATGCCATAGACGACCCGGACACGAAGGACGGACACGTCCTCGAACTCGACCCCGGAAATTACAGGGAGAGCGTGGTCGTTAACAAAGGGGTGGTTATACGCTCCGCATCTGGAAACCCGGAGGATGTCATCATAGAGACCACCGAGCCAGGGGTTCCGGTCTTCAGGATTACCCACGACAACGCGGCCATAAAAGCCGTCACCCTCACAGGAGCCAAGAAAAGCGGGACTTACGCGGTGGTTGTTGAGAAAAAAACCTACAACTGCCAGATCATCGACGTCAGGATATTCTCCAGCTACGGAGGAATTTACCTCGACGAAGGGGGGGCTAACCACAGGGTAGCGATGGGCTACTTTGAGAGCGTCGCCATTCCCGTAACCCTCAACTCCGTCTCGACCACCGAGGTCTCCATGAACTTCATGAAGGGTCCCGATAGGGGAATTGTGCTGCTGGCATCAAGCAGAAACTCCATCACAAACAACACCATAACAGACCCAATCTACAACGGCATCCTGCTGAGGGACGGCTCGGCCGTCAACACCGTAAGCGGGAACGCCATCTCAGGCAGTCAGGGGAACGGAATAATCCTCTACGCGAGCCACAACAACACGATTGAGGCCAACAACCTGACTCAGAACGTCCACGGACTCGAAATAGTCGGGGGGAGTCAGGGGAACATCGTCAGGGACAATTTCATCACCGGGAACGACCTTGGAGTCTACATTGCCGACACGAGCTGGAACCTGCTCTACAACAACTACCTCTCGAACGGCCAAAACGCCCGGGACATGGGAGAGAACTACTGGAACACCACAAAGAGGGAAGGCCCAAACATAGTGGGCGGCCCCTACATCGGCGGCAACTACTGGAGCGACTACGAAGGAGTTGACAGGGACGGCGACGGAATAGGCGACACTGAGGTTCCACACACATCCGGCGGGGGCGTGAGAACAGGGGACTGGCTCCCCCTCGTCAAGACGAGGCCCGAAGGGGGACTTCCGGATTTGATTGTAACGGACATCTGGAAGGAGGACGGAAAGCTCTGGTTCCAGGTGAGGAACGTCGGAGATGGTGACTCAGGCCCCTTCGATGTGGCCCTCCTCCTAAACGGTGAACCCATGAAAACTCTCAGCGTTGAAGGCCTCAAGGCCGGGGAGTTCCGGGATGGAAGCTTCGACCTGCCGGAGTGTAAAGTGGGAGTTCTGAATGTAGGCGTGTGGACAGATTCTGGAGGGAGTGTCCACGAGAGCGACGAGGAGAACAACGCCCGCCTTGAGGAGTGGAAGTGCGATGAGGAGCCGCCGAGGATAGTTGGCCTGAAGGTGGTGGAGGTCGGTAGGGACTACGCGGTTATCTTCGTCGGCACGAGCGAGGAGAGCCGGGTAAAGGTGAAGTACAGTCCGGACACACTTCCAAGCGAGGTCGCCGACGACGAACTCGAGGAGAAGCACGTCATAAGGCTTGAGGGATTGCAACCGGGAACGCTCTACTGGTTCACGGCGGAGGTCTCGGACGAGAGCGGAAACTCGGCCGTTTCCGAAAAGGCCTTCTTCAAGACTCTACCGGTTCCGGACGGAGAAAAACCGACTGTTGAGCACCTGACGCTCCCCATGAGACCAGGAAAGCCGCTTAGGGCTTACGTGAGTGACAACACCGGTGTTGACAGGGTGGAGTTCTACGTGGACGGAAGGCTGGTGGGGGTTGACTACTCCCCAGGGAACTTCTCCATGATGTACCTCACCCCCGGAATCCTCGGGATGGCGGGGATTGGTGGGGAGAACTACTACACGGAGCACGAGGTCATGGTGAGGGTGTGCGACATCAGCGGACTGTGTGACAACATAACCGAGATATGGAGGCCCTCCTACGATGTCCAGAGCGTTGAAGTGGAAGTCGTTTCCCCGCCCGACCGCTACACGATGAGCACCATCCAGGCGAACACCACGGGAAGCGTTGAGGTGAGCGTTTACGCCGCTGAATACGAGCTCTCCATGCGGGACTGCCCCTCCTCGGAGCTGGGCCAGCTCATGTGTCTCAACAGCCCGGGAGAGCTCATCCCCCATCCGGTTGACAGCCTCACCCTCTACATATACGGGCCAGAGGACTACGAGATTAAGAGGGTCTTCTACCCCCACACGGACGAAGATATCACCTTCACCTACGAGTGGGACGTGAGGAACCTCGAGCCTGGGCTGTATCTCATAGCGGCCATGGCCAACTCAACCAACGGGGAGAGCTACTTCTCAAGGGCTGTAACGGTCGAGATAGCTTCCCCCCAGAAGGAGTACTCCTTCCACCAGGAGGTCAGGAGGGTTGGAAACTACTTCAACGTCACGCTAAGCGTTAGGAACACCGGGGAGGTTCCCATAAGATTGGACGAAATAACGGAGACCCTGAAGGGCTTCCAGGCTGTTGTCAAGGACGGAACCGGCTATACCATGAGGGGGCGCTACTACGTGGAAGGGGAGTACGAAGAGGTCACCTTCAGCTTCAACAACACCATCCTCGAGCCGGGGGAAAGGGCGAAGGCGAGCTACCTTGCGGTTCCCATTCTGTATTCCCATACGGTCTACAGGGGAATCGGTGTACCCGTTGTGGTCGAGGTTGATGGAGACCTGGAAACCTTCCATCCACCCCAGACTGTAAGAGGTGAAGGAAGTATTGAGGGCATATACGATGCCGCGATAAACGCAATGAGGCAGAGCGACTACCTCATAGTCACGAACCCCGAGAACCTTTACTATACGAACGAAAACACAAGCAATGTCCAGATGGTTTTCTCGGCGATGGCGGAGCTGGCCACCCTCCGGAACGGCGTTATAGGCTACCTCGGGGGTGGGGGAAAGATACGGAAAGACGTTAAGAAGGCGCTCATAGCAATCGGCGACCCCAACGGAGATGGAAAGGGCGACATTGTGATATACCACCCAGACAGCGGAAAGCTCGGAGTTCGTAGCCTCCTGGGCGGTGAAGAGAGCGCGGAGCTGGAGGAAGGGGCCGGAGGGTTAGCCCTTCACGACCTCGACGATGACGGAAAGGACGAGATAATCCTAGCGGGGGAGTATGGGTTCGTGAAGGTGTACGGCAAGGAGTGGGTTAGGGACAAAAACGGAAACCAGAAGGAGAGATACGCGGAAGAAAGCTATTCCCCCAATACAAGAGCGGAAGGGCAAGCGGACGTTGCCTGCGGGTACGTTTATGGGTCAACGATATTCGATGTGTACCCCACCTGCGCGGTGCTGGACGGCTCCCATGTGTACCTAATAACATCCAGTCTCCAGGAACCCATTCGGCTCCTCTCTGGTGAACATGACATTGGAACGGACAGAGGTAAGAGGGTCTTCTTTGCCGACGTGGGCGGCGATAAGGGAGACAGTCTGCTCGTCCTGCTCTCAACGGGGGAGCTCAGGGAGTACTACATCATAGCCGATTCGCTGGAGCTTCAGAGAACCATCCAAGTGCCATACTCCGATAAAAACGGCTACGCCACGGGAGATATAGACGGCAATGGAATGGACGAGTTCGTTGTCTTTGACGCGGAAAACAATAAGATTGAAGTCTACACAATGGACGGCCTTGAGGAGGAAGTTCCCTTCTACTTTGGAACAACCCATGAGGTTACCATGGGGTCCGGAAGCATGGCCACCCAAATATCCGCCTACGTCGGGAGCGTTATCATGGGCGGTATCAGGATTGGAAACGTCCTTCCCGGGAGGGGCGAGGAAATAATCTTCCCCAGCTCCGACGGTGAGTGGCTGGAATTCCACACATGGGACGAGCTTCAAAACTTTGAACCCCTGTCCTCCACGCTCATACAGGAGTGGAGCAACTACCTCAAGGACGGCTGGCTCGACCACGGCTACCTCGTCATAGTGGGCGAGACGGAGATAGTGCCGGCGCTCAAGGCGAGCTACAAACCGATATGGCTGGATTGGGGTAGGGTGAAGGTCATCAGGGCAACCGACGTCCCCTACGCCAACACCGAGGGAGACGTCCTTGATCCCGAGCTGATAGTTGCAAGGTTCCCGGGAGACAAGGCGGGCGACATACTCAAGGGCATAGAGAACGCCATAGCGGTGGCAAGGGGAGAGTGTTCCTTCGATCGCTCCCACGCGCTCATACTATCGGGGTGGCCCGAGTCGAGGGGCGGCGGCTCCGACGACATTGACTTCTATGAACACAGCCGCGCAGTTGACAGGGCACTCAGGGATCAGGGCACCCATGTGGCGATTCTTAGAAGCACCCAGTATCCGGACGAGGAGGTGAACGGCAGTAGGGTTTCACACAGGGGAGACGTTGTGAACGCCTTCTTCACGCTCGCCCGCGAGAGGGACATAGTACACCTCGAGGGACACGGTAACTGGAACGTAATAGATGACATCTACGTTACCGACTTCTCGGGAAGAACGGAACCCTTCGGCGGGACCTGTCCCTTCGTTTACGCGGAGTCCTGCCTGACCGGGGACTACACAAAGGGGAAGAGCATAGCGGAGGCCTTCCTCCAGGCTGGGGCGGCGGTTTACCTCGGAGCCACAGAGGAGGTGTGGAGCGCACCGTGGACTGCAAGGGCCAAGAGGCTCTACAGGAAGTGGGACTCCGGGGAGAGCATAGGAATGGCCCTCAGGAAGCTGAAGAGGGAGATGGGGGGCTGGGAGCTTGAAGACGATACCGACATGGTGTGGGTTCTGGAGATGCACATCTACGGCGACCCCAAGCTCGGCATCGGCGTCTCAACACCCGAAGAGAGAACGAAGTCGGGAACCCCGAAGAGCCTAGAGTTGCAGACTCCAGACTACAGCATAGAGAGGACGGACGAGGGGGACGTCATGAGCATCGAAGACGGCTCCCACGTGGAAGTGCCCGGCAACCCGCTACTCCCCTACTACACCTACACCCTCAATGTTCCTGCCGGGAGCAGGGTAACAAGTGTGAGACTCGTGGAGAAGGAGGTCAAGGAGAGGGTACCCCTCAACCCGGCCATCACTAGGATCGGAAGGCTCGGAGGGGAGGTAGCATCCAACTCCACCACCGTTAACCTCACCCTCCCTGACTACAGGTGGCGCATCATCGAGAACCCCGATGGCAGCACAACGCTCGTCATAAAGGTGTTCCCCGTCAAGTACAACGAGCTGACTGGCGAGGCTACAATTTACGGCTCCCACCGCTTCGAGATATCCTACGTCGAGACCGGGGTGAGGCTGGAGTCCCTGGTACTCAGCGGGGAGAGGATAAAGCGCGGGGATACCATCAAAGCGGGCCTCATCCTCACGAACAGAGGAAGGGACGACGTTGTATTAACCGCGAGGATCAGAAAGGCTTCGGACAACTCCGTGATCTTCGAAGCTCCGGCGAGGCTCCTCGAAGACTTCGGCGGCGTTGGAAGGTTCTCGATGGAGTTCGGAACGGAGGGTTTTGAGAAGGGGAAGTACTACATCGAGATGGAGGCGAGGGATAAGGGAGGAAACGTCCTCGACAGGAAGACCGCCTACTTCAGCGTGGGCTTTGCCGAGCTGGTGGTGAGCCTGTATCCAGAAGGGAAGCTCTCTCCGGGGGAGGAGTTCACGGGAGTTATGGAGATAACCAACGTGGGCGACCTTCCAACCAACGGGAGCGCGCACATAACATCTTCCGAAGGGGAGGAGCTTGTCAGGAACGTGACGGTAATGCCCGGCCAGAGGGTAACCGTGGAGGGAACCTTTACTGCTGGAAAGGAGTGGGCCAACCTGACCGGCTACGTCCTGTACGACGGGAGGGTAAGCGAGCCATCTTACTTCTCGATCTCCTTTGCAAAGCCTGAAGAAGAAACGTCACCTGAGACGACCACAACAGCACCGACCGAATCCCCCACCATAACTTCGGAGACCCGTTCCGAGAGGGAAACAGGAGAAACAGCCCCAGAGTCAGCACCAAAGACCTCAAGCCCTCAGGGGGGAGGAATCTGCGGACCCGGAGCGGTGATGCTCATGGCAGTAGTGATCCTCATCACAAGGAGAATGGGGAGGGGTCGCTGA
- a CDS encoding MFS transporter: MEIGEKDKPERKILGISWNVFLLGIVSFLNDMSSEMIAPIMPSYLIEVLDAGKLLSGSVMGAIESMSSLFKVAFGYVSDRFRKRKAFVFAGYALSTLAKGALAFTRYWWDFLSLRALDRIGKGIRTAPRDALIAESTEKGKTGKSFGFHRMMDTLGAVAGPLVAIAIIELLRGLPKETMYRYVFLLSAIPGLLSLFVIILFVKDRGSEVKKKIKGISTLRSRNLQLFLAVVAVGALGRYSYAFTMWKAQELGYTVVQSIAFYALFNLIYALSAYPIGTYSDSFGKKRIIAIGFGVAALASLAFAYARNLPTLIGAFVLYGIYIAIEDTIPRAYMADLAREYEKGTIIGAYHTVFGVFVFPASVIAGWLWQSYSLTHAFLFASLMNFVALGLMALVRE; the protein is encoded by the coding sequence ATGGAAATTGGAGAGAAGGATAAACCCGAGAGAAAAATCCTTGGAATCAGCTGGAACGTCTTTCTCCTTGGAATAGTCAGCTTCCTCAACGACATGAGCAGCGAGATGATAGCACCGATAATGCCGAGCTACCTGATAGAAGTTCTCGACGCAGGAAAGCTCCTGAGCGGCTCGGTGATGGGGGCCATAGAGAGCATGAGTTCCCTCTTCAAGGTGGCCTTTGGATACGTCAGCGACCGCTTTAGGAAAAGGAAGGCATTCGTCTTCGCCGGCTACGCCCTCTCGACCCTCGCCAAAGGTGCACTGGCATTCACGCGCTACTGGTGGGACTTTCTATCGCTGCGCGCCCTGGACAGAATAGGAAAGGGAATAAGAACAGCCCCAAGGGACGCCCTCATAGCGGAATCAACCGAGAAGGGAAAGACCGGGAAATCCTTCGGCTTCCACCGGATGATGGACACCCTGGGGGCAGTGGCGGGTCCTCTGGTTGCAATAGCCATCATTGAGCTTTTGAGGGGCCTGCCAAAGGAGACCATGTACCGCTACGTCTTCCTGCTCTCCGCGATTCCGGGCCTGCTCTCCCTCTTTGTCATAATCCTCTTCGTTAAGGATCGGGGTAGTGAAGTCAAGAAAAAGATAAAGGGCATCTCAACGCTGAGGAGCAGAAACTTACAGCTCTTCCTCGCGGTCGTCGCCGTAGGGGCGCTGGGGAGGTACAGCTACGCCTTCACAATGTGGAAGGCCCAGGAGCTGGGCTACACCGTAGTTCAAAGCATAGCCTTCTACGCCCTCTTCAACCTCATCTACGCCCTCTCGGCATACCCGATAGGAACCTACTCCGACAGCTTTGGCAAGAAACGAATCATAGCAATTGGTTTCGGTGTCGCCGCTCTCGCATCACTGGCCTTTGCCTACGCGAGGAATCTACCAACGCTGATAGGGGCGTTCGTTCTCTACGGCATCTACATAGCAATCGAGGACACTATTCCGAGGGCCTACATGGCGGACCTAGCCAGGGAGTACGAGAAGGGGACGATAATCGGGGCGTACCACACGGTGTTCGGGGTCTTCGTCTTCCCCGCGTCGGTCATAGCCGGCTGGCTGTGGCAGAGCTATTCGCTAACTCACGCATTCCTGTTCGCATCGTTGATGAACTTTGTCGCCCTGGGCCTGATGGCCCTCGTGAGGGAGTGA